A portion of the uncultured Draconibacterium sp. genome contains these proteins:
- a CDS encoding AI-2E family transporter: METSKKIYIFLVVITIIVVCIYAQSIIIPFILAILFWFLIRVIKKLLVKVKFISRMPKWIITLFSALVLIGFLTLAVTMISKNIKTLSNTLPVYEANVNKIAQQINHQFDIDIMNMAGDFAKDLNFGNILSSLLSTLTGLFGNAFTVLLYLLFLLLEEPIFPKKLKAMYPDKKRHEHVKKLVDKIDHSIGNYVALKTLTSLLTGFLSYFALLFIGIDAPLFWAFLIFVLNFIPTIGSLIATAFPAIFAILQFGEITPGILVLSIVGAIQLVVGNFIEPRLMGNTLNISPLVVFLTLAIWGVIWGISGMLLSVPITVILIIIMSEFPGTRPFAILLSQRGTINE, encoded by the coding sequence ATGGAAACAAGCAAAAAAATTTACATTTTTCTAGTCGTGATTACGATTATAGTGGTTTGTATTTATGCACAATCCATCATCATCCCATTTATATTGGCCATTCTGTTTTGGTTTCTTATCCGAGTAATTAAAAAGTTACTGGTGAAAGTAAAATTTATTAGCCGCATGCCAAAATGGATCATTACCCTGTTTTCGGCATTGGTATTGATTGGCTTTTTGACACTGGCTGTTACCATGATCTCAAAAAACATAAAAACACTTTCGAATACCTTACCGGTGTACGAAGCCAACGTAAATAAAATAGCTCAGCAGATCAACCATCAATTTGATATTGACATAATGAACATGGCGGGCGACTTTGCAAAAGATCTCAACTTCGGGAACATTCTTTCATCGCTGTTAAGCACCCTAACCGGACTATTTGGCAATGCATTCACGGTATTGCTTTATCTCTTGTTTTTGTTGTTGGAAGAACCAATTTTTCCAAAGAAACTAAAAGCCATGTACCCTGATAAGAAACGTCACGAACATGTAAAAAAACTGGTGGACAAAATCGATCATTCCATTGGAAACTATGTTGCGTTAAAAACACTTACCAGTCTGTTAACCGGTTTTCTGAGTTATTTTGCCCTACTTTTTATTGGCATAGATGCGCCGCTGTTTTGGGCCTTTCTCATTTTTGTTCTCAACTTTATTCCAACAATCGGATCGCTTATTGCCACTGCTTTTCCGGCCATATTTGCCATTTTACAGTTTGGCGAAATAACTCCCGGAATATTGGTACTTTCAATTGTTGGTGCTATTCAACTGGTAGTTGGAAACTTTATTGAGCCGCGACTAATGGGAAATACACTAAACATCAGCCCACTGGTTGTATTTTTAACTTTGGCCATTTGGGGAGTTATCTGGGGAATTTCGGGCATGCTGTTAAGTGTACCAATCACTGTTATTCTCATCATTATAATGTCGGAATTTCCGGGCACGCGCCCCTTTGCTATTTTATTAAGTCAACGAGGCACCATTAACGAATAA
- a CDS encoding sialate O-acetylesterase produces the protein MAFKINHLTGLLSLILLSISVHAQVSLPHVFSDHMIVQREKPIPVWGWATPGANITLAFADQKVSTTTDEDGKWMVHFAKMDPGGPYEMEIFEGENTNATIVYKDVLIGDVWLASGQSNMELQVQQADGADEEVPVAYNHQIRLFKVPHKISITPLDNTLETEWKVCDSISVKEASAVAYYFAKKLQQTTNVPIGILESDWGGTPVEAWTSREMLLTEPLMRNNVLQNDTVTEDHFVKDSLDLIKFWDIVYNPKNGIDTIIPNPDFEDGDWRTVTLPGNVSEWESGFYEGMIWLRKTIELDTQFGGKELTLNLGHPEMNYSLYFNGAEICKTQWNANLTHDYKIPAELVQKGKNTIALRMAALWGGGGINPPAEEIYLSNGADKISLTGDWKYKRNLEQAIPLIHNFQYYPSYLYNAMINPVVPYGLAGFIWYQGEANENMAYDYRKLLPLMINDWRIRWQQGFLPFLWVQLPNYMKKDSEPADGKWAVMRESQTKTLELPNTGMACIIELGETDNIHPTNKTDVGNRLAAVAQKLVYKMDVQASGPVIKGYTIEGNEIRIQFSEVAEGLSTSDEKPLIGFAVAGEDQKFYWANAKINGSEVIVSAKEVENPVAVRYAWANNPDCNLVNSVGLPALPFRTDNWKVVTQK, from the coding sequence ATGGCCTTTAAAATTAATCATCTGACCGGACTTTTATCCCTCATTTTATTATCAATATCTGTTCATGCACAAGTATCGCTTCCGCATGTTTTTAGCGACCACATGATAGTACAACGCGAAAAACCAATTCCCGTTTGGGGATGGGCAACACCCGGCGCCAATATAACTTTAGCCTTCGCTGACCAGAAAGTGTCGACTACCACGGATGAAGACGGAAAGTGGATGGTTCATTTTGCAAAAATGGATCCCGGCGGTCCGTATGAAATGGAGATTTTTGAAGGTGAGAATACCAATGCAACAATCGTTTATAAGGATGTGCTGATTGGCGATGTGTGGCTGGCATCGGGGCAATCGAACATGGAATTGCAAGTTCAGCAAGCCGATGGTGCCGATGAGGAAGTTCCGGTTGCCTATAATCATCAGATACGTTTGTTTAAAGTGCCACACAAAATAAGCATCACTCCCCTTGATAATACTTTGGAAACCGAGTGGAAAGTTTGCGACTCAATCAGTGTAAAGGAAGCTTCGGCTGTAGCTTATTATTTTGCCAAGAAACTGCAACAAACCACAAATGTTCCTATCGGTATTTTAGAAAGTGATTGGGGCGGAACACCCGTTGAAGCATGGACAAGTCGCGAAATGTTGCTTACGGAACCGTTGATGCGAAACAACGTTTTGCAGAATGATACAGTTACTGAAGATCATTTTGTAAAAGACAGTCTTGATCTGATTAAGTTCTGGGATATCGTTTATAATCCTAAGAATGGTATTGATACCATTATTCCTAATCCTGATTTTGAAGACGGAGATTGGAGAACGGTCACTCTGCCGGGAAATGTTAGCGAATGGGAATCAGGGTTTTACGAAGGAATGATTTGGTTGCGCAAAACGATTGAATTGGATACGCAGTTCGGCGGGAAAGAACTGACATTGAATCTTGGTCATCCTGAAATGAATTACTCGCTGTATTTTAACGGTGCCGAGATTTGTAAAACACAGTGGAACGCCAACCTTACACACGATTATAAAATCCCTGCGGAACTCGTACAAAAAGGTAAAAATACAATTGCTCTTCGCATGGCTGCGTTGTGGGGAGGGGGAGGAATCAATCCTCCGGCAGAAGAAATCTACCTGTCAAACGGAGCTGATAAAATCAGCCTGACAGGTGATTGGAAATACAAAAGAAATCTGGAACAAGCTATTCCGTTGATTCATAATTTTCAGTACTATCCAAGTTATTTGTATAATGCAATGATCAATCCGGTAGTGCCTTACGGTTTGGCTGGATTTATTTGGTACCAGGGAGAGGCTAACGAAAATATGGCATACGATTACAGAAAACTATTACCGTTAATGATTAACGATTGGCGGATACGTTGGCAGCAGGGATTTTTGCCGTTTTTGTGGGTGCAGTTGCCTAATTATATGAAAAAGGATAGTGAGCCTGCCGATGGAAAATGGGCGGTGATGCGCGAATCGCAAACCAAAACTTTAGAGTTGCCGAATACCGGAATGGCTTGTATTATTGAATTGGGAGAAACAGATAATATTCACCCCACAAACAAAACCGATGTCGGAAACCGCTTGGCCGCCGTGGCTCAAAAGCTGGTTTATAAAATGGACGTGCAGGCGTCGGGGCCGGTAATAAAAGGTTACACCATTGAGGGAAACGAAATAAGAATTCAGTTTTCTGAAGTTGCAGAAGGATTATCTACATCTGATGAAAAGCCTCTGATCGGATTTGCTGTTGCAGGTGAAGACCAAAAATTTTATTGGGCCAATGCCAAAATTAATGGCAGCGAGGTTATTGTAAGTGCCAAAGAAGTTGAGAATCCGGTTGCAGTGCGTTATGCCTGGGCAAATAATCCGGATTGCAACCTGGTAAACAGTGTCGGTTTGCCGGCGCTTCCGTTTCGCACCGATAACTGGAAAGTAGTTACCCAAAAATAA
- a CDS encoding cupin domain-containing protein: protein MKRTLIILSLLAILLSCINLESDTDELKVETLLQTTQSWDGSELPSYPEGKPEISILKVSIPPHSELDLHKHEVINAGILLAGNLTVITENNDTLKMQTGDVLSEVVGTWHYGVNEGEQVAEIVVFYAGTVGAPLSIHTEKSE, encoded by the coding sequence ATGAAAAGAACACTAATCATACTCTCCTTGTTGGCGATTCTTCTTTCCTGTATTAATTTGGAATCGGATACCGATGAGCTGAAAGTGGAAACTTTGTTGCAAACAACACAAAGCTGGGATGGAAGCGAACTTCCGTCTTATCCCGAAGGAAAACCCGAGATATCAATTTTGAAAGTGAGCATTCCTCCTCATTCTGAATTGGATTTACACAAACATGAAGTGATTAATGCCGGAATACTACTTGCCGGAAACCTGACCGTGATAACAGAAAACAACGATACCTTAAAAATGCAAACCGGCGATGTGCTTTCTGAAGTAGTTGGAACCTGGCATTACGGAGTGAATGAAGGTGAACAAGTTGCCGAAATAGTTGTTTTTTATGCCGGTACCGTTGGAGCTCCTTTGTCTATTCATACCGAAAAATCGGAATAA